The nucleotide window CTGCTCTATTCCTTTACATGAAAATTAACTGCAATGTGATCCCGTTCTAAAGAGGACACCATTCAGCTAGAAAAATGGAATTAGGACAACCACACACTCCTTGAGTATGTTCAGATCATCACATCCAGTGAGCTGTCACCAGGTACACATGGCCCTTTCCATGGCGAGACCACTATCAGTGATCAAAATTCTATTTGAAGAAGGAAAACATAGTTTTGAACACTATCAGGTCATGAAAGTTTATATACACATTTCAATACATGCAAATGTACTAGCATTATAGCAATTAAAAAACTCAGTATCCCTCGGTTTTCAAATAACACTAGCTATTTACTGGAAACTTTCGGAATTTCAATATAATGATATGAGTTGCTATTCACCTGTTCATTACacagtgaaacaaacaaacaaaatcccacAATGCAAGAAATGATGTGCTGTGTAAGCACATCAGACTCTGCACTTCTTTCTCTACCCTGTTAAACACCCTGGAGCAGTGAGAGTTGTTTCATTTCAATTTAATGTCCCAGGAGATCAATGTTAAAAAAGAACACTTTTAAACAGAaagagtcaataaataaataaaccataatAAATAGAGGgattggccgggtgcggtggctcacacctgtaatcctagcactctgggaagccaaggtgggtggattgtttgagctcaggagttcgagaccagcctgagcaagagcgagaccccatctctactaaaatagaaagaaattagctggacaactaaaaatatatatatagaaaaaatgagccaggcatggtggcacatgcctgtagtcccagctacttgggaggctgagacaagaggattgcttgagcccaggagtttgaggttgctgtgagcttggctgatgccacagcactctagcctgggcaacagagtgagactctgtctcaataaataaataaataaatagagggaTTCATCCTATTGTTAAAAGTTCAAGCTTTCTGCAGAAACCATACTTCGTTTGGGAAATTTTATGTGTTGTCAAGTAAATGTAAACAAATAGCAAAGAAAGCTATATATATAGATATCACCTCATAAAACATTAACTTAGCTCTTATCTTTCcaagttatatattaataactaactctagttttgttttgttttttaaagacaacTCTTTTCTAGCTAAGGCAAGTCACATCCAAAATGAGTCATTTTTTTGGTGGTACTTGGCTTACTCTATCCCCTACCCTCAAAGGCAGACCTCAATCTTCCCCACAGGTCGCCAGACAACCAGGAACAGAACCTACGGAAAATGTATTTCCAATCTTTGAAACATCAGTGTGGATActtaaggagaaggaaaaaaggattGCACTGGGTTTAGAAAAGCCATTTAAATGTTTCCCAAATGCCTGTGATTAGTACATGCCAACCAAATGGCAGAGCATTAGCCAGCCCCTACTTCCACCTACCCACTCAGAACCCAGAAAATGATGCAGCAgaccggggcggggggcgggggagggacgAGTATTGTGCACAGAAATTAGGAAGTTTGCTTTTCAATCACGGAACAAAGTAAGCGATGGCGGTATTTTGCTTTTCAAGAACCTAGAAGTGCTTACTAGTTCAATCCGTCCCCAAATCCACACCACCCTTTCAACTTTACAAttaagagagagaaggagaaattcCGGTCAACTCCCCTTGGGGGGTTGGTCTGAGGGTAGAAGACTCAAGTAGGGAGaaggatggaaagagaaaaaagcaagccAATGAAAGATACCAAAATTTCCCACCTTTCTTAAATTCTTCCAGCATAGCGTCCAACTTGGTGTCATTGAAAACAAAGTGCAAGGGGTGGTTATAAAATTTGGTGATGGTTTTCAGGGGAGTACAGTCATCTGGATCCACGAAGGCCAAGTCTTTGACAAAGAGCAGGTCCACGATGTTGGAGCGCTCCCCCTCAAATACTGGAATGCGAGTGTAGCCGCTCTCCATGATCTCCGACATGGTGTTGAAATCCAGGATGGCTTCGCCTGTGATCATGAAGCAGTCCCGGAGGGGGGTCATCACGTCCTCCACCGTCTTGGTGCGGAGTTCCAGCGCCCCTTGGATGATGTTCAGCTCCTCCTTAACGAGGTCGTTGTAGGGGTCGGTGACCCGGAGCATCTCTAGCAGCTTTTCCCGGTTGTAGACCGTGCCTATCTCCTGGCCCAGGACGCAGTCCAGCAGCTTGCTGACCGGGTAAGAAGCGGGGAAGGTCATCATCATGAAAAACTTGGTGAGGAAGATGGTGTTGGCCCCCACAGCCAGGCCGTGCCGGGAGCAGATGGCCTGGGGCACGATCTCCCCGAAGATGACGATGCCTATGGTGGAGACCACAACCGCCACGAGGCCCGAGCCGGCGATGTCGTCCAGCAGGATGGTGAGCGTGGTGTTGACCAGCACGTTGCCCAGCAGCAGCGAGCACAGCAGGTAGTTGCCCTGCCTGCGCACCGGCTCGATGCGCTTGGCGTAATTCTTCTCCTTCTCGGTGCCGCAGTTCTGCACGATGCGCAGTTCCATCGGGTCCAGGGCCATGAGCCCCAGGTTGAGGCCGCTGAACATGCCCGACAGGCACAGCAGTAGCGAAATGAAGATCACCTGCAGCCAGAAGGGCAGCAGGAATTTCTTCTCCTCTCCTACGATCATCTTGGTGTCCTCGCCGTCGTGGTAAATCCAGGTGGTCTCGGCCCACGGGGGCGGCGGGAGCCCGGCCACCCCCGAGCCGCCCTTGCCCCCGACAGCACCACCCGCAGACCCCGGGCCGCCGGCGCCCAGGGCAGGCGTGGAGAGCGACGTGCACAGGTAATAGGACTTGCTCTTCTCCATCTTGCGCAGCGGCTTGATCTCGATCTCGATGATGCCCGATGTGCGGCGGTTGAGAATGATGTGGGGCAGGATGATGATGTCTGAGGTGCGGATGCCGCAGCGCTGGGGGCCGCTGTCCGGCTCCGGCGGCGCGGGGCCCCCCAGCCCGCGCTCGCCGGGGCTGTGGCGCCGCCGCTCGTGCTCGGTGAAGGCGATGCGGGACCACGTCTCGTTGTTGATGTTCTGCCCGTACACCCGCAGCTTGACCCGGGTCCGCTCGCTCACCCGCAGCGCCCCCCCTTCCATGAACGACACGTCGTTCGTGTCCTCCAGCCGCAGCCCGATGATCACCGTCTCTTCGTTCTCGCCCACCGCCGCGCAGCCGCCCGCGCTGCAGCAGCAGCTCAGCAGTAGCAGCGGCAGCAGCCGCCCGGCAGCCGCCTGCAGGACCCCCCGGCCGCGGGCGCTGAGGCTGCGGCGTGCCGCCATCTTCCAAGTGGGCAGTGCGGCGGCTGCCTGCCCGCCCGCCATCTTTACTTCGGGTTCACAAGCGCCACAGCCAATCATAGGGTGGTTGCTCCAGCTGTGGCTTCATCCTTCCCACCCGGCGGCGAGAGCGCAGGCACAGGCCCCTGGGCTAGACTGCAATGGAGCGTCCGCGCCCAGTGCTCAGCACTCCGCCTCCCTGACTGACACTGATTCGACCTCGGCCAGCTGAGGAACCCCGAGGCTCgcgggaggggggaggaggagggaggagagcgCCAGCTGCTCCGGCGAGAGGCAGGCCGACCAGCCAATCACGAGCGGGCGCCCGCCTCCCAGCCAGGGGGCTGGAATGGGGGCGTGGTCGTGCGCGGCGCCGCGGACCAATGGTACGGTAAGTGGGTGGGGCGATGAGGGCCACGGTCCCCCTCAGCACGCCAAGTTTCCAGCTGAAAGGCGCGTGACTCTTGTGTATGTGCGAGGGGAGGAGGCGTGGCCAGCCGGAACCCGAGAGCCAGTCAAAGATGAGAGCTGTAGGAAAGGGGGCGTGGCCCTCCGTCCGGCCGCCAATGGAATGGAGCCGCCGTCGGTCCGGCCTTCCCAGAGGGGGCACCCTAGTAGGTGCTTGGGTCGGCCGGGTCTGACTGATTCCTTGCAGCAAGCGGTGGCGGATTCTCGCTGCGCCGCCTCGTTGGCTCCCCAGTGCTCAATGCTCGGGGAGAAAGTGCTGCCCCTTCTGCCCCAGGAGCCCGAGAAACCTACTAGGGGCGGCTTAGGATGCACACAAGCCCCAAAAGCCGGGGCACTGGCCAGGCTCCCCAACTGCTTGTGCGTGCAGCTCCGCCGAGGCAAGCGGCCCCCAGGTGGCTCCTGCACCGCAGCTGACCCGCTCTCCTCGCGCCTCTCGCTTCTCCCCAGAGGACGCGCGCCCTCTGCGACTCGCGGTCAGGTAGCGCCACCTGCGGGCTGCGCGGGCGCCCTGCAGCGCTTTCCAGGTCCGCTGCAAACCCCAAAAGGTGTGCGGGAGTCTAAGGGTGGGGAGGTTAGGACAATTTCCCAGACTTCCTAGTCATAAGAACCCCCACGTATTCCTGCTAGAAGTATATATTCCCTGGGCCCCCTTCCATACTTATAGAATGGGAAGGGCCCAGAATCTGTATTTCCAATAGGCACCCAGGCAAGTTTAGGAAAAATGGGAGGGGACAGACATCCTAAGCAGACCCAAAAAGGCTCATTCATTCTTAGTCACACTGACCAAACCCTGCTAGTGTCATAGATCATTCAGGAGCAAAAAATTAACCTAGCTTCTGGATTCCAAATACCATTGCGTCTAGAGGAGATGCAGTAGCAGAGTAGCTGCCAAACTGgtctttttctcaaaatttaaaacattcgaAAAATTATTGcttccctactttttttttttttttgtatctacAAGCacattttcttcccctcttgtAAACACTTCTTATTCATTTCTGGGATGATCGCAGTGGTCTAACAGACCTATCTAACTGATCTCCCTTTTCTACATCTGCCCCTTTCCTTTCTCAGCCCAACAACCAATGATATTGTCAAATCCTTTCACTCTCGTTTGAAACCTTCCGCTGGCTTCTCATCTCATCACAGTAAAAGCCAAAGTACCTCCAATATCCTACAAGGCTCTAAAGGATCTGCTGCCTCCCATTACTTCTCTGACCTCATCACCTGCTGCTCCAGCCAGGCTCTCCTAGCTATTGTTCAGTCACTCCAGGGAATCCCTGGGACCCTTTACACTTGCTGTTTGTTTCCTATGTCTGGGACTCTTGCCCCTAACGTCAGCATAGCCTGGTTTTTCACCTCCTTCAAGGCTTTGCTGGAAAGCCACCTTATTTTAAACTTACAAAAAACACACCCTGGCTTAgagtgtaatcctagcactttgggaggtcgaggtagGAGGACGGCTTGaagctgggagttcaagaccagcctgagcaacatgctggggacccgtctctaccaaaaatagaaaaattagccaaacgtggtaacacctgtagtcccaactacttgggaggctgaggcaggaggatcacttgagcccaggagtttgaggttgcagtgagctttgatgatgccactgcactctagccagggcaacagagtgagactctgtcttaaaaaaaagaaaagtacaacaCTGCCTATACCCCACctctactttgtttttcttcaaagtgAAGATCACTTTCTAATATACCATGAAAATTATTAATTGGGCTTATTATCTGTCTCCTTCCACTAGAACTTAAGCTCCCTGAGGacaaaattttgtttgttttgttcactgctgtatctctagGATCCAGAATACTGGTAGATAGGTATTCAAAACTATATTTTTTGAGTgatcacaccagtaatcctagcactctgggaggccaaggcaggaggatcacttgagctcaggagttcgagaccagcctgagcaagagcaagacctcatctctactaaaaatagaaaaaaatagccaagcatggtgacgtgtgcctgtagtcccagctactcaggaggctgaggcaggagcatctcttgagcccaggagtttcaggttgctgtgagctaggctgatgccatggcactctagctggggcaacagagcaagactctgtctcaaaaaaaaaatttttcttttagtgttaaagaaatgtaagaatttttattctgattatttcaAATAATGACCCCACTCTAGTTTCCAGCCCTTCCGTTTCTGGTGCTGTTTCCCCTACCCTCAATTCTCATACtgctatatttgaaaaataagttcAGATGAAGAAAACTTGACTCACAGACCTGGCATGCATTTGTAAGAATGGCATTATggcattttagaagaaaaatagttGGGATTTTTAGGGATATCTGACAAAGGTTAAAGATAGACATGGTCCTTCTAAGTCAGCTGATTgaaaatgaaaccattttaaCTTCATAAAAAGTGTGAATAAGGGAAGACAACTTAAAGGCTCTGAATTGCTGAATGTACGCTTTTGGAATAGGAGTACGGGGAAGGGAGTGAGGAAGAGCTTGCCAAACCTAAAGACATTTCCTGTGCATTTTGGAGAAAGCTAGAACAGTGAGGAAAGTGTGACATTCAGCAATTTAGAAGTTAGAAATTCAGgacttaataacaaaaatatcagaaaagactTGCCCAGAtaatttacaatatttaaaaaacccaaGCTCAAGTTCACACAGGGAAACACTGatcctgggtggggaggggtgggggttaTATGCTTCCTGTATTCCCAAGACACAAGCAATCAAGATACCTTTTCTTAGTAAAAGGGATGTTCCTTCAAGTTTGGAGGCTTTTTAGCTCAAGGAGTTATACTCTCTTTAGGGAGGAGCTGCTAGTGAAGGTTTATGGTGACTTCTGAGGGCTTCCCAACCTGCTCATCTGTTTGAATGGAGGGCAAGGTCAACACCCATTTCTAGCGAATCTCTTctgaaatctaaaagaaaaaaaaatacaacataaccCTGAATTATGATATTTTACCTCCATAAAGGGATACAAAAAGCCTGAGATTACTATATGGTTCCTACAGATGTCCAACCCTAGTTCAGTTCTGGCTCGTCTGattttgagcaagtcatttagcTAAAGCCAGAACCTCCTAGCAAATACTTTCCCTAACCAACCCTCTTTTGCCAGAATCCTTCACTAGATACTAAGAGAGAAGGGTGACTTCaactttctcatctgcaaaagcTAAGCTCCCACCTGCGTAGATTCGGGGATTTGGGAAGGCGCTGCATCCAGACCTAAGTCTTTTAGAGTTTGATGAGTCTGATTTTCTTAAAGGTTGCAAGTAAAACACCAAATAGCCcttgacacattttatttctcaacataaatCTATGATTTTAtagaaaagcttttcttttttttttttggaaattgtCTAGCTataaaaaaagtattcaaaattaCTGCTTgaacaataacattttttaatcacACCAAAACACTAGGTCTTTTGAGGAAAAACAGGAACTGGGAAAATGCAGGAGTTACCCAGACTTTTCATAGAATCAAATGTTAGCCCTTTGAAGGGTTTCTCAGAAGCAACATTACCCACTTGCTTAAATATATAGAACTTCTGTAgctaaaatgagaatttttcacaacagttggcaaaaaaaaaaaaaaaggtaaaataaaacctGCAAAGCCATTTACCATCTCAAGAGGACTTTTCACACCTCTTATTTATATTTAGGGCTTTCccatttccctcctctttctAGATATTTTCTGAACATTGTTACTGggctgaaaaagaaagaaaaatgtggcaCTTTGGTGGAGTTGTGAGAAAATCTTCCCCCTTTGAGAAGGGTCTGGGCTCCTTGGGTGCCACCCTTTGCTCTTCCCAGGAATCAGGATCTCTGGTGCCCGCACAGGAGTGGGGTGTGAGGGGACCACTCCCACCAATGGCACGTTGCCCCTTCCCACTCTGCCCCTTCCACCCACTCCTCCTCCCATGCTGCTGGTCCCTCCACGgtgctgtgtggcctcaggagCTGAAGAGCACTCCACACCCATTGCCCTTCTCACGGAAACCAGGGCCCTTCCAGAACCCCCCACAGGGCagtcctctcccttcccctacAACCCCCTTGACCCTCCTGGGCTATTCAGAGAACAGCTCTGCTGCTAAAAGTCCACTGTTTGCCCTACTCCAGTACCCCTGCCCTCCTGACTGCCAGGCCCTGCAACTGTAGCATTTTCTAgacttttctagaatgttctttaTGCCTGGCTGTTCCATGCTAGTTACAACCTCTGGCTCAGCCTTAGACAAAGGTGTAAGAGAGGTTTTGAGCCCAGTTATCCTTATCATTGTGACTAAAACACTCAACCCAGGTCATGATTTGAGGGAAACATTTCACTTCCATAGTTTTTAAATACTGAACCATGTGAATATTGCCTATTCAAAAATCTAGATTTAAAACTTCATTTGGGGAGTAAGGAAGAGGTGGATTATAAATAGGAAGACTCTGACAGGAGGATGGTAACTGGGAACAGGACCGCAGGAGAAAGAATAGGTCCTGAATGTCCAATTCTGGGCCCTCCCATAAGATTCAGACCTGCGTGGCTCTGACACCAGAGCTTCAATTTGTGATTATAACTCTAGTCATAAAATACCAATTTTCCCATACCGGCTGAGTTCATTCCCATggtcttttctccacatcctctgaagctggaaataaaattctactCCAATAAGTCAAATTCTACTTCAATAAGTCAAATTCTCCACCCCTACCCTCCCCAATGCATAGACAAAACATGTCAGATCCCAGTGGAAAAAAAATTCGCCTGAGTTTCTCTGCGATACCTacctgtttattttaaatatcactaAACTGAAGATTTAACTTATTTCTCTCCATTTATCAATATGGCTTCTtaattctctgtttcttctttaaattttaaagtttgtattttatttctcacctcatttctttttcttctcttttatttatacATCTATCAACTAATATATATTGTGTATCTAATAAGTTTCAAACACTGCTAGGCATTGCAGAGCTACAATACTAAACCAGAGGTTACCCCAAAAACTTACTAGTAAGGAAGGTATTAGCCAATGTGTACATAAATAACTATATAATACAAGATCAAACATCAAATGTCTTCAAAACAAGTACAAATAAAGTGGAGGAATTGAGGAAAGCTTCATGGTCTTTGAGATGGTCCTTATAGAATAGAGGTTTTAAATGTACAATGTCAGAGCTATTCCTAGAAAGGTGTCTTAATCTGCTTGGGCCACCATAAAAAAATACTATAGACCggttggcttaaacaacagaaatttattttctcaccgtCCTAGAGGCTAGACATTCTAGATCAAGGTTGGGCAGGGGggggtttctggtgagggctctcttcctggcttgcagacaggcTTCTGtggtctcttcttataaggacactaatccaaTTGGATCAGGAccctacccttatgacctcatttaaccttaattacttccttagaggttttatcttcaaatatagtcacactgtgggcttcaacataggaatggGGACAGGGCACAAACATTTGGTCCATAACAACGGGATTGAgagataagaaagaagaaaaaggcattcTATTAGATGGCAAAGTATGAAGCAAGGTTGGAAAGGGAGCAGCATTTTTGGAACACTGCGTGGCTGAATTTGGTTCAGTAGCCAATGAAGAGGAACAGCAGGAATAATGTTGGAAAGTTGGTTGGGGTCGGTTTGTGGTGCAATGAATGCCAAGTTTAGGAGTTTAGATTTCATTCTGCAGGTACTCAGGAGTTATGAAAAGCTTTAAGTAGAAGAGCTGTATTATAGGAACATTAATCTGACAGGTACCACCTCAGTGATGCTGAGGCCTTGGCAATTTAGGAATTTAGGGAGCTCCTGCCACTCAAAGTAGTAAAAACCTTCACAGTTTACAACGCATTTTCCCATATATTATCTTGGACTGACCTTCACAATTAGGACTAAGGGATATGCCACTTCTTCAGCCACATAtaggacaaagaaagaaagataagtaTCTCATGCCAGGGGAGCCCCCAGAAAACCAAGATGGGACACTGCAGCCTCTGTTCAAGAAGCCCACACCTGGCTTACAGCTACTGCCACTGCAGTCACTGGAGTACTCCTGAGTCTACGAGCAAACATACAGTTCCCCAGCTTGGCCAGAACTCCTAATCATAGCTCAGACTTCctgattacttttaaaataaaaaaaaattttgatctataataaatacataaaagtgcataaaacataaatgtacaGTATAAtgccatatattaataatttatcatctAAAACAGAAcccttttgaaaatgaaaaaaatggtactattaataattaaccCAGTTTAAGGCTTAAACTGGGACAGTCCCAGGCAAAGagtatgttcattttataataatttataatggtAAAGGTAACCACCCCCTAGTCAAGAAAACCCATATATATCCCTTCTAGATCacactcctctccctccaccctagATATAACCACTACCTTTACTATTACAGTAatcatttccctttttaattGCTGTATCTTTAAATTTAGGAATTCCCTAAAGAAGAGCAAGGACAAACCACATAACACAACGGTACAGGAGTCAGAAGACCTAGTTCTGGTCTTTGAACACTAGACTGTGATCCCATCAtgcaaatcatttaaatatactcagcctcagttttctcttctgtaaaattagaaaaatcagcaCTGTGAGGGAGGTATAAGGGAgttatttttagtaaagaaacAACTTTGGATTTTTTGGCATGGTTTATATCCACACGAAGCAATGAACTTTCCCCCAAAACCATGagaaatcagcatttttaaagagTTACATTGGCTTCATGGATTCCTGCTacattatttaaaagcaaaaataaaaaatacctccTTCACAGCATTTCATTAGTTAGATCCAGTTGAAAGGAATAATAAGgttaatcaaaaaaagaaaataaggacaattaaaaaaacattaactACGAAGCATAGAAGCCACACGAATCATTCTGCACTTGCTGTGTGAACCTCTCCTTCCCTGGCAACTTGACATTTGCTTTCTAGAGGATGTTCATTTAATATCCTCAAAGCATGTTATGTGCTGGGAGCTTGTTAACTCTGGAAACAGAGAATAAACTGTCCAGGCCACTTCACCTGACACAATTAGGCTCTGAGTTATATGTCAAATTACCATAAGCAGCTCCAACACTCTTCAGTTCCCTCCTGTGAGTGTCCCTGCAAAGCTCCATGTGCCCTTCTTGCCTACTGTTTGTaatgaattaaatatatgttagaGTCACAGATTAGGCCACAGACCTGCCATCATTTGAACACAATGGCAAAAAACCTCACTGTAACTTTGATGAAATtgtgctaattttaattttaaaaaagagttacAAATTCAAAAGCCTACAGGAGTCAGTGAAGTTGactgggtggggagggtggcaaCGCGTCCAAAGGGACACATCCTGTCTAAAGAGGAAGCCATAACTCAGCTCTAGCCATCACCACTGTGCAGAAATGCAGGGCTGGTGTTGCCAGCACTtccaatttttcaagagaagccagaagtttatatgttatataaaatctTCTGATTTGTAAATGTGGGTAACTAATGTACAAAATTTTAGATACACTGTAACCTCTACAGAATCTGGACCCGTAAATCTGTTTCTAAACCTGGAAGGGAACTTAGGGTCTTCCAAGTTCAACAGCTTCATTTGACAGAGGGGGACTGTCAATCCCAAAGCAGACAAATGATGTTCCTGTGGCCAGATAACTAGTTCAGCAGCAGAGCCAGATCCAGAAAGAATGCCTGCTTTCCATCTCCCGCATCACCTTTGTTCCACCATTGAGAATAAGGCTACTGGCTGTAGGCCTAGCTAAAACATTAGAGCCAGGCATGGGGGggatatgcctgtagtcccagctactcaggaggctgaggtgggaggatcccttgagcccaggagttcgaggccagcttGCGCAACAAGCGAGGCTCCAtctcttgaaatttttttaaaaagttagcagaCCCAAGTCTGGCTTATGGTGTGCCTAAAACATGGATTTACCATTCTACATTTTTACTCTCTCTGGCTCTGGACAATGTACATGAGGCAATGTGTTACTGTATGTGG belongs to Lemur catta isolate mLemCat1 chromosome 14, mLemCat1.pri, whole genome shotgun sequence and includes:
- the CNNM2 gene encoding metal transporter CNNM2 isoform X2; translated protein: MIGCGACEPEVKMAGGQAAAALPTWKMAARRSLSARGRGVLQAAAGRLLPLLLLSCCCSAGGCAAVGENEETVIIGLRLEDTNDVSFMEGGALRVSERTRVKLRVYGQNINNETWSRIAFTEHERRRHSPGERGLGGPAPPEPDSGPQRCGIRTSDIIILPHIILNRRTSGIIEIEIKPLRKMEKSKSYYLCTSLSTPALGAGGPGSAGGAVGGKGGSGVAGLPPPPWAETTWIYHDGEDTKMIVGEEKKFLLPFWLQVIFISLLLCLSGMFSGLNLGLMALDPMELRIVQNCGTEKEKNYAKRIEPVRRQGNYLLCSLLLGNVLVNTTLTILLDDIAGSGLVAVVVSTIGIVIFGEIVPQAICSRHGLAVGANTIFLTKFFMMMTFPASYPVSKLLDCVLGQEIGTVYNREKLLEMLRVTDPYNDLVKEELNIIQGALELRTKTVEDVMTPLRDCFMITGEAILDFNTMSEIMESGYTRIPVFEGERSNIVDLLFVKDLAFVDPDDCTPLKTITKFYNHPLHFVFNDTKLDAMLEEFKKGKSHLAIVQRVNNEGEGDPFYEVLGIVTLEDVIEEIIKSEILDETDLYTDNRTKKKVAHRERKQDFSAFKQTDSEMKVKISPQLLLAMHRFLATEVEAFSPSQMSEKILLRLLKHPNVIQELKYDEKNKKAPEYYLYQRNKPVDYFVLILQGKVEVEAGKEGMKFEASAFSYYGVMALTASPGENKSPPRPCGLNHSDSLSRSDRIDAVTPTLGSSNNQLNSSFLQVYIPDYSVRALSDLQFVKISRQQYQNALMASRMDKTPQSSDSENTKIELTLTELHDGLPDETANLLNEQNCVTHSKANHSLHSEGAI
- the CNNM2 gene encoding metal transporter CNNM2 isoform X1; its protein translation is MIGCGACEPEVKMAGGQAAAALPTWKMAARRSLSARGRGVLQAAAGRLLPLLLLSCCCSAGGCAAVGENEETVIIGLRLEDTNDVSFMEGGALRVSERTRVKLRVYGQNINNETWSRIAFTEHERRRHSPGERGLGGPAPPEPDSGPQRCGIRTSDIIILPHIILNRRTSGIIEIEIKPLRKMEKSKSYYLCTSLSTPALGAGGPGSAGGAVGGKGGSGVAGLPPPPWAETTWIYHDGEDTKMIVGEEKKFLLPFWLQVIFISLLLCLSGMFSGLNLGLMALDPMELRIVQNCGTEKEKNYAKRIEPVRRQGNYLLCSLLLGNVLVNTTLTILLDDIAGSGLVAVVVSTIGIVIFGEIVPQAICSRHGLAVGANTIFLTKFFMMMTFPASYPVSKLLDCVLGQEIGTVYNREKLLEMLRVTDPYNDLVKEELNIIQGALELRTKTVEDVMTPLRDCFMITGEAILDFNTMSEIMESGYTRIPVFEGERSNIVDLLFVKDLAFVDPDDCTPLKTITKFYNHPLHFVFNDTKLDAMLEEFKKGKSHLAIVQRVNNEGEGDPFYEVLGIVTLEDVIEEIIKSEILDETDLYTDNRTKKKVAHRERKQDFSAFKQTDSEMKVKISPQLLLAMHRFLATEVEAFSPSQMSEKILLRLLKHPNVIQELKYDEKNKKAPEYYLYQRNKPVDYFVLILQGKVEVEAGKEGMKFEASAFSYYGVMALTASPVPLSLSRTFVVSRTELLAAGSPGENKSPPRPCGLNHSDSLSRSDRIDAVTPTLGSSNNQLNSSFLQVYIPDYSVRALSDLQFVKISRQQYQNALMASRMDKTPQSSDSENTKIELTLTELHDGLPDETANLLNEQNCVTHSKANHSLHSEGAI